In the Oncorhynchus tshawytscha isolate Ot180627B unplaced genomic scaffold, Otsh_v2.0 Un_contig_2098_pilon_pilon, whole genome shotgun sequence genome, one interval contains:
- the LOC121842829 gene encoding pre-mRNA 3'-end-processing factor FIP1-like isoform X2, which translates to MSAEEAADKTTPADASAGDGGDEEEEWLYGGKRDDDERADEEEAKLSAAVSAPIPATESEEAATTGNGVEAQEKEPGDDDDSDSDSDDDDDDVRVTIGDIKTGAPQYTTYGVAPVNLNIKTAGARPYGTGNKLKGVDLEAPETSMESQ; encoded by the exons ATGTCTGCGGAAGAGGCGGCGGACAAAACAACCCCGGCGGACGCGAGTGCGGGAGACGGCGGAGACGAGGAAGAAGAGTGGCTCTACGGAGGTAAAAGAG ATGATGATGAGAGAGCCGATGAAGAAGAGGCCAAACTATCCGCTGCTGTCAG TGCACCTATTCCTGCTACCGAGTCAGAAGAGGCAGCTACTACAGGCAACGGAGTGGAAGCTCAG gagAAGGAGCCAGGAGATGATGACGACAGTGATAGCGACAGCgacgatgatgacgatgatgttCGTGTCACCATCGGAGACATCAAGACCGGAGCCCCACAGTACAC GACGTATGGAGTGGCTCCTGTTAACCTGAACATAAAGACAGCGGGAGCCAGACCCTATGGAACag GGAACAAGTTAAAGGGTGTGGATCTGGAGGCCCCGGAAACATCAATGGAGTCCCAGTAG
- the LOC121842829 gene encoding pre-mRNA 3'-end-processing factor FIP1-like isoform X3, whose translation MSAEEAADKTTPADASAGDGGDEEEEWLYGDDDERADEEEAKLSAAVSAPIPATESEEAATTGNGVEAQEKEPGDDDDSDSDSDDDDDDVRVTIGDIKTGAPQYTTYGVAPVNLNIKTAGARPYGTVGNKLKGVDLEAPETSMESQ comes from the exons ATGTCTGCGGAAGAGGCGGCGGACAAAACAACCCCGGCGGACGCGAGTGCGGGAGACGGCGGAGACGAGGAAGAAGAGTGGCTCTACGGAG ATGATGATGAGAGAGCCGATGAAGAAGAGGCCAAACTATCCGCTGCTGTCAG TGCACCTATTCCTGCTACCGAGTCAGAAGAGGCAGCTACTACAGGCAACGGAGTGGAAGCTCAG gagAAGGAGCCAGGAGATGATGACGACAGTGATAGCGACAGCgacgatgatgacgatgatgttCGTGTCACCATCGGAGACATCAAGACCGGAGCCCCACAGTACAC GACGTATGGAGTGGCTCCTGTTAACCTGAACATAAAGACAGCGGGAGCCAGACCCTATGGAACag taGGGAACAAGTTAAAGGGTGTGGATCTGGAGGCCCCGGAAACATCAATGGAGTCCCAGTAG
- the LOC121842829 gene encoding pre-mRNA 3'-end-processing factor FIP1-like isoform X1 → MSAEEAADKTTPADASAGDGGDEEEEWLYGGKRDDDERADEEEAKLSAAVSAPIPATESEEAATTGNGVEAQEKEPGDDDDSDSDSDDDDDDVRVTIGDIKTGAPQYTTYGVAPVNLNIKTAGARPYGTVGNKLKGVDLEAPETSMESQ, encoded by the exons ATGTCTGCGGAAGAGGCGGCGGACAAAACAACCCCGGCGGACGCGAGTGCGGGAGACGGCGGAGACGAGGAAGAAGAGTGGCTCTACGGAGGTAAAAGAG ATGATGATGAGAGAGCCGATGAAGAAGAGGCCAAACTATCCGCTGCTGTCAG TGCACCTATTCCTGCTACCGAGTCAGAAGAGGCAGCTACTACAGGCAACGGAGTGGAAGCTCAG gagAAGGAGCCAGGAGATGATGACGACAGTGATAGCGACAGCgacgatgatgacgatgatgttCGTGTCACCATCGGAGACATCAAGACCGGAGCCCCACAGTACAC GACGTATGGAGTGGCTCCTGTTAACCTGAACATAAAGACAGCGGGAGCCAGACCCTATGGAACag taGGGAACAAGTTAAAGGGTGTGGATCTGGAGGCCCCGGAAACATCAATGGAGTCCCAGTAG